One Chloroflexota bacterium genomic region harbors:
- a CDS encoding SH3 domain-containing protein, which produces MIQRPMLGVARVALLCLLPLLLGACGLLGGSPTAEKPAAEASPTLLPPPKPISSPEPGVALSPGLIAPGSPSPVAPPTPVPPPDLNAKPQASAAVSGGPRATVANTEGQGANMRAEPAATARLIRTVKEGTELEVIGDEREAGGRTWRNVRDSADGSVGWIVSELLAISEPPAAAPPQAAPSPVAKPAGEPKPATEGSPAPQPKPSGSPAAGAPAASGPPGAAKPGQRIGDEDRAYLGALQGPVDALGTAISSANEQIERAGGKPDIASDPAWRRDTEAVIQSLRDASSKIRAAKPGPSTAPVQRYALNAADRADEAADGLSAALNSGDTRGLTNVRTTLVRMLAEINNMNLTLLDLQ; this is translated from the coding sequence TTGATTCAGAGACCGATGCTCGGCGTCGCGCGGGTGGCGCTGCTGTGCCTGCTGCCGCTGCTGCTCGGCGCGTGCGGGTTGCTCGGCGGCTCACCGACCGCCGAGAAGCCGGCCGCCGAGGCGTCTCCGACCCTGCTGCCGCCGCCGAAGCCGATCTCGTCGCCCGAGCCGGGCGTTGCACTGTCTCCCGGCCTGATCGCGCCCGGCAGCCCGTCGCCCGTCGCGCCGCCGACGCCCGTGCCGCCGCCCGACCTCAACGCGAAGCCGCAAGCCAGCGCCGCCGTTTCCGGCGGCCCCCGCGCAACCGTCGCCAACACCGAAGGCCAGGGGGCGAACATGCGGGCCGAGCCAGCGGCGACCGCCCGGCTGATCCGGACCGTCAAGGAGGGAACCGAGCTTGAGGTGATCGGCGACGAGCGCGAGGCCGGCGGCCGAACGTGGCGGAATGTCCGCGACTCCGCCGACGGATCGGTCGGGTGGATCGTCAGCGAGCTGCTCGCGATCTCCGAGCCGCCCGCCGCCGCGCCTCCGCAAGCTGCACCCTCGCCGGTTGCGAAGCCGGCTGGTGAGCCGAAGCCGGCCACGGAAGGCAGCCCGGCCCCCCAGCCGAAGCCGAGCGGCTCACCGGCCGCCGGAGCACCGGCGGCCTCGGGTCCACCGGGCGCGGCGAAGCCCGGCCAGCGTATCGGCGACGAAGACCGCGCCTATCTGGGCGCCCTCCAGGGGCCGGTCGACGCCCTGGGCACGGCCATCAGCTCCGCCAACGAGCAGATCGAGCGGGCCGGTGGCAAGCCGGACATCGCGTCCGATCCGGCCTGGCGGCGGGATACCGAGGCCGTGATCCAGTCGTTGCGCGACGCTTCCTCAAAGATCCGGGCTGCGAAGCCCGGGCCGAGCACCGCCCCGGTGCAGCGCTACGCCCTCAACGCCGCCGACCGCGCCGACGAGGCTGCTGACGGCCTGAGCGCCGCTCTCAACTCGGGCGACACGCGCGGGCTGACCAACGTGCGTACCACCCTCGTGCGGATGCTCGCCGAGATCAACAACATGAACCTGACGCTGCTCGATCTCCAGTAG
- a CDS encoding transcriptional repressor, whose amino-acid sequence MSADPDCHGACDGADDRNGRSSLRMTPQRQAILDAVRASNDHPRAADIYERVRRVQPGIAFATVYNALHALADHGIILQLSFGDHASRFDARTDRHDHALCTACGDLVDAVAPPSLETIQQAAAETGFSIRAYHTQLLGVCAACQQCAVAETARL is encoded by the coding sequence ATGAGCGCGGACCCGGACTGCCACGGAGCCTGTGACGGAGCGGACGACCGAAATGGGCGGTCGTCGCTGCGGATGACGCCGCAGCGGCAGGCCATCCTTGACGCCGTGCGCGCCAGCAACGATCACCCGCGCGCCGCCGACATCTACGAGCGGGTGCGGCGGGTGCAGCCGGGCATCGCGTTCGCCACGGTCTACAACGCCCTGCACGCCCTGGCCGATCACGGCATCATCCTGCAGCTCTCGTTTGGCGACCATGCCAGCCGCTTCGACGCGCGCACCGACCGTCACGATCACGCGCTCTGCACGGCATGCGGGGATCTCGTGGATGCGGTCGCGCCGCCCTCGTTGGAGACGATCCAGCAGGCCGCTGCCGAGACCGGCTTCAGCATCCGGGCCTATCACACCCAGCTGCTCGGCGTGTGCGCCGCCTGCCAGCAGTGCGCTGTGGCGGAGACCGCCCGCCTGTAG
- the purH gene encoding bifunctional phosphoribosylaminoimidazolecarboxamide formyltransferase/IMP cyclohydrolase, with protein sequence MRALISVFDKTGVVDFARGLADRGVELIATGNTEAMLRESGVAVRGIQELTGFPEILGGRVKTLHPLIYAGILGLRHDPGHLEEMDRVGASPIDFVVCNLYPFRETAKGSGQDLANVLENIDIGGVTLLRAAAKNFAQVVPICDPMDYGTVLDELASDAGNVGQGIRRRLAAKAFQHCAVYDTHISGYLRSADELFPDHLTLAMKKIGELRYGENPHQLAAFYADSTIRSLPRGVVSGRQLHGKQLAFNNTYDLDAAWRIVADFSAPTVAIVKHGNPVGLACGDDLAETYRRAVAGDPQTAFGGAISFNRTVNEAAAREIAEVFFEDLIAPDYTPEALAVLQKKRDLRIMATGYQPERPGEIEAGDLDFKRVVGGWLVQTRDALPENMLTRDVVTTRPPTLSELTSLLFAWRAVKHVHSHGIVLARGLQLVGLGAGQPSRVDAVDLACRKAGDRAAGAVMASDAFFPFPDGIERAAAAGVTAVIHPGGSIRDQQAIEVANRHHMAMIFTHQRHFKH encoded by the coding sequence ATGCGCGCGCTGATCAGCGTGTTCGACAAGACTGGTGTGGTGGACTTCGCTCGTGGGCTGGCCGATCGCGGCGTCGAGCTGATCGCCACTGGCAACACCGAAGCCATGCTCCGTGAGAGTGGCGTCGCCGTGCGCGGTATTCAGGAGCTGACCGGCTTCCCCGAGATCCTGGGCGGTCGCGTCAAGACCTTGCACCCGCTGATCTACGCCGGCATTCTCGGGTTGCGCCATGACCCCGGCCATCTCGAAGAGATGGACCGCGTCGGCGCATCGCCCATCGATTTCGTGGTCTGTAACCTCTACCCGTTCCGCGAGACCGCCAAGGGCTCCGGCCAGGATCTCGCGAACGTGCTGGAGAACATCGACATCGGCGGCGTGACGCTCCTGCGGGCGGCGGCCAAGAACTTCGCCCAGGTCGTGCCGATCTGCGACCCGATGGACTACGGGACCGTCCTCGACGAGCTGGCCAGCGACGCCGGCAACGTGGGCCAGGGGATTCGCAGGCGGCTGGCGGCCAAGGCGTTCCAGCACTGCGCCGTCTACGACACCCACATCTCGGGCTACCTGCGGAGCGCCGACGAGCTGTTCCCGGATCACCTGACGCTCGCCATGAAGAAGATCGGCGAGCTGCGGTACGGCGAGAACCCGCATCAGCTGGCCGCGTTCTATGCCGACAGCACCATCCGCAGCCTGCCGCGCGGCGTCGTCAGCGGCCGACAGCTACACGGCAAACAGCTCGCCTTCAATAACACCTACGACCTCGACGCTGCCTGGCGCATCGTGGCCGACTTCTCCGCGCCAACGGTCGCCATCGTCAAGCACGGCAACCCGGTCGGGCTGGCCTGCGGCGACGATCTCGCCGAGACCTATCGGCGGGCCGTGGCCGGCGATCCGCAAACGGCGTTCGGCGGCGCGATCAGCTTCAACCGGACCGTCAACGAGGCGGCCGCCCGCGAGATCGCCGAGGTCTTCTTCGAGGACTTGATCGCCCCGGACTACACCCCCGAGGCGCTGGCCGTCCTCCAGAAGAAGCGCGATCTCCGCATCATGGCGACCGGCTACCAGCCGGAGCGGCCCGGCGAGATCGAGGCCGGCGACCTCGACTTCAAGCGCGTGGTGGGCGGCTGGCTGGTGCAGACCCGCGATGCCCTCCCCGAGAACATGCTGACCCGCGACGTGGTCACCACGCGCCCGCCCACCCTCTCCGAGCTGACCAGCCTCCTCTTCGCGTGGCGGGCCGTCAAGCACGTCCACTCGCACGGCATCGTGCTGGCGCGCGGCCTCCAGCTGGTCGGCCTGGGCGCCGGGCAGCCGAGCCGGGTAGACGCCGTCGATCTGGCCTGCCGGAAGGCCGGCGACCGTGCAGCCGGCGCGGTGATGGCGTCCGATGCCTTCTTCCCGTTCCCGGACGGTATCGAGCGGGCGGCGGCGGCCGGCGTCACGGCGGTCATCCACCCGGGCGGCTCGATCCGCGATCAGCAGGCCATCGAGGTGGCGAACCGTCACCACATGGCGATGATCTTCACCCACCAGCGACACTTCAAGCACTAG
- a CDS encoding AAA family ATPase, with the protein MRINNFRSIEDCDIALGPLTILIGPNGSGKSNFLHALDLVADALNGGLEAAVLRRGGIVSLLSRWASDDPNARLRIEIEVSISDQQGATYSIELARSAGAARIVEERCTVRRSPTGPAASDVEVANYVIRQDGSEWHDARGVQFVPRIVPDGGTQTLVLPHLADHVPYGTILRALRGLAFYSLHDAPMRKPQEIDGSERLRADGSNVAGIYRRLQSTNQFGWRPADAVTDVLRVVTPGVSGISVSTIDNFEVLRFEQVLERAEAPVSFSASEMSYGTLRTLGVLVALYQGSMAGGSSVTLVELEEPESAVHPGAAPLLLEAMQEAALSTQVFATSHSAAMLDQDDLDVSMLRVVSRHGGRTTIGAVDTVSQSLIAAGLFTAGELMRSRQFRPERDVRAFESRTAVSAS; encoded by the coding sequence GTGCGGATCAACAACTTCCGCAGCATTGAGGACTGCGACATCGCGCTGGGGCCGCTAACCATCCTGATCGGGCCGAATGGCTCCGGCAAGAGCAATTTCCTGCATGCGCTGGATCTCGTGGCCGACGCGCTGAACGGTGGTCTGGAGGCCGCTGTTCTCAGGCGGGGCGGCATCGTCAGCCTCCTGTCGCGCTGGGCAAGCGACGACCCGAATGCTCGGCTCCGAATTGAGATCGAAGTATCGATCTCCGATCAGCAAGGTGCCACGTACAGTATCGAGCTTGCCAGATCTGCCGGCGCCGCACGCATAGTCGAGGAGCGCTGCACGGTGCGGCGTTCACCGACAGGGCCTGCAGCCAGCGATGTCGAGGTGGCGAACTATGTCATTCGCCAAGACGGGAGCGAATGGCATGATGCTCGTGGAGTGCAGTTTGTGCCGCGGATCGTTCCCGACGGAGGGACACAGACGCTCGTGCTCCCGCACCTTGCCGATCATGTGCCGTACGGAACGATTCTCCGTGCCCTGCGCGGGCTGGCCTTCTACAGCCTGCACGATGCACCGATGCGGAAGCCACAAGAAATCGATGGCAGCGAGCGTCTTCGCGCTGATGGGTCGAATGTCGCGGGCATCTACAGGCGGCTGCAGAGCACGAATCAGTTTGGCTGGCGACCGGCTGACGCGGTGACGGATGTACTCCGCGTGGTCACACCGGGAGTCAGCGGTATCTCAGTATCGACGATCGACAATTTCGAGGTGCTTCGGTTCGAGCAGGTGCTCGAGCGTGCAGAAGCGCCGGTCTCGTTCTCCGCGAGTGAAATGTCCTACGGCACGCTTCGGACCCTTGGCGTGCTCGTCGCACTGTACCAGGGCAGTATGGCGGGAGGATCGTCCGTCACGCTCGTGGAGTTGGAGGAGCCGGAAAGTGCTGTCCATCCGGGCGCCGCACCGCTCCTGCTGGAGGCGATGCAGGAGGCAGCGCTTTCAACCCAGGTGTTTGCGACCTCCCACAGCGCGGCGATGCTGGATCAGGACGACCTCGACGTGTCGATGCTTCGGGTGGTGTCGCGGCATGGTGGACGGACGACGATCGGTGCGGTCGATACTGTGAGTCAGAGCCTGATCGCGGCTGGGCTCTTTACCGCTGGCGAGTTGATGCGGTCACGGCAGTTCCGCCCCGAGCGGGACGTGCGTGCGTTTGAGTCCAGAACCGCGGTTTCGGCCTCGTGA
- a CDS encoding ABC transporter permease, producing the protein MIVAQTAAELRLSLRRGESVLITLIIPPLLLVFFGLVDLMPIPPERRAEYLVPGILALAIMSTAMVSTGIATAFERYYKVLKRLGVSPLPRGGLLTAKIAAILVMEGIQTLLIVGVAALVLGWRPTGTLVLTPVALVLGTAAFGGLGLLMAGALRAEATLAVANGLYIAFLLMGGIVFPTTHLGPWLAGPAALLPSTALAEALRGALGATDAVPILSWLVLAGWALLMPLAAMLTFRWE; encoded by the coding sequence ATGATCGTCGCACAGACCGCCGCCGAGCTGCGCCTCTCGTTGCGGCGGGGCGAGAGCGTCCTGATCACCCTGATCATCCCGCCGTTGCTGCTGGTCTTCTTCGGCCTGGTGGACCTGATGCCGATCCCGCCCGAGCGCCGCGCCGAGTATCTGGTGCCGGGCATTCTGGCGCTCGCCATCATGTCCACGGCGATGGTCAGCACCGGCATCGCGACGGCCTTCGAGCGGTACTACAAGGTGCTCAAGCGGCTGGGCGTGTCCCCGCTGCCGCGCGGCGGCCTGCTGACGGCGAAGATCGCGGCGATCCTGGTGATGGAGGGCATCCAGACGCTGCTGATCGTCGGGGTCGCGGCGCTGGTGCTCGGCTGGCGGCCGACGGGCACGCTGGTGCTGACGCCCGTCGCGCTGGTGCTGGGGACGGCGGCGTTCGGCGGTCTGGGCCTGCTGATGGCCGGCGCCTTGCGCGCCGAGGCGACGTTGGCTGTTGCGAACGGGCTGTACATCGCGTTTCTGCTGATGGGTGGCATCGTGTTTCCGACCACCCACCTCGGGCCGTGGCTGGCCGGGCCGGCGGCGCTGCTGCCGAGTACCGCCCTGGCGGAAGCCTTGCGGGGCGCGCTCGGGGCGACTGACGCCGTGCCGATCCTCAGCTGGCTGGTGCTGGCTGGCTGGGCGCTGCTGATGCCGCTGGCCGCGATGCTGACGTTCCGTTGGGAGTGA